Genomic window (Fibrobacter sp. UWH6):
GCAATACAAAAAGGTGAATCACCAGATTTGCATCCGTTCACAGGAAGTTTTGGATCGGATGTTACAATTTGTTCGTTGGGAGGAGGTCTAGCCATGCAGAATGGAGTTCTCTGGCGAAAGGAAGCTCGGCTTGTTAAAAAGCTGGCTGAACTCAAGAATATTGACTGCACATCTGCTTTGTCGATTTTTTTTGCCTCTAATACGCATAAACTACTTTTACAGCCCGAGTCCGGCTTGCAGCTCATGAGCGACGGCTATATCCTTGAAGACCTTCTGGCAGAACTTGAGTGATTAAGGAACTCTGTAGGTCGGTGGAATTCAGGATGGAAACGAGAGCAGACGATGGGTCTCAACCTACGCGTGGTTGCAGTAAAAAAAACAGGGTCGCGCCTTCATCGGTGTGGCCTTTTAAAATTACAAGAAAGTCTTTGGGGTTACAGAGTCTTTATTTCCTCAGGGGAGAGACCTGTTTGTTGGGCAATGACTTCTAAAGAAATTCCTGCATCGCGGAAGTCCTTGGCAAGTTCCTTGTTCTTGGCTTCGGCACCTTTCTTTTCGCGGATGTTGAGTTTCTGTTCCAGAGACATATAAGCCTTCCTTGCGATGGGATCCTTGCGGTACTTTTCAACCAGTTCGTGATTGGAGCAAGTTCACCACAGGACATACGCAGATATTGACGAGGTCAAGGAGGATTTATTCAAGTATATCGAACTGTTTTACAATCGCAAGCGCTTGCATAGCAGCCTAGGGTACATGAGCCCGGTTGCCTACCGTTTGCAAAAACTTAGCGCATAACCTTTAACAAACAATACGAAAAAAAAGAGGCATCATCAACATGTGTGGAAGCATTTAGGCAGCCTTGCTAGATGATTCTCTCGATTCCGATTCCCATTCGTAGGCTATCTGTACATCTACATAGGAACAGCTCAGCATTATCAGCGACAGCATGTTGTTCATGTTCCTGAAGCCATAGGCAGTCCGTATCAGTAGCTTTATCTTGTTGTTCGTCGCCTCGATCCTTGCGTTTGACACGCCCAGCCTGATTGTGTTGAGGATTCCGTCGTAGTTGCGCTTGATCTTTGCGTACAGATCCTT
Coding sequences:
- a CDS encoding IS3 family transposase; its protein translation is MEQVHHRTYADIDEVKEDLFKYIELFYNRKRLHSSLGYMSPVAYRLQKLSA